In Gigantopelta aegis isolate Gae_Host chromosome 6, Gae_host_genome, whole genome shotgun sequence, the following are encoded in one genomic region:
- the LOC121376027 gene encoding uncharacterized protein LOC121376027, producing the protein MADSNAAWYEQRDITESSGSSEEDVVKTSITEQELRALIHRLSRPTVASRAKRALFWKIDSPLDRSKVDWNKMAMFDDIHRCIWTDHGSLKRTCKIRPVNNQM; encoded by the coding sequence ATGGCCGATTCGAACGCTGCCTGGTACGAGCAAAGAGACATCACGGAAAGCTCGGGCTCGAGCGAAGAGGACGTTGTTAAGACGTCCATCACGGAGCAAGAACTGCGTGCCCTGATTCATAGACTATCCAGACCCACAGTGGCATCCAGGGCCAAGCGTGCCTTGTTCTGGAAGATCGACAGTCCCCTGGACAGAAGCAAAGTCGACTGGAACAAGATGGCCATGTTTGATGACATCCACAGGTGCATATGGACGGACCATGGGTCGCTGAAGCGAACGTGCAAGATTCGACCCGTTAACAACCAGATGTGA